From Myxocyprinus asiaticus isolate MX2 ecotype Aquarium Trade chromosome 49, UBuf_Myxa_2, whole genome shotgun sequence, a single genomic window includes:
- the LOC127438604 gene encoding gastrula zinc finger protein XlCGF8.2DB-like — protein MLPSDAVNGDLMGVMEKSEELSEVEEKHHELFSGETSLSCLQTEHFLQNSTQRTEAVNSFICPHCGNTFKRKQTLNRHMRSHFKENPFTCQQCGKGFKRKENFQRHMITHTGEKPHMCYQCGKTFTRIENLKRHLTTHNGEKAHTCHQCGKTFTRFENLKKHLTIHNGERPHTCHQCGKSYIHKENLDHHMRIHSGERPYICSLCGKSFIHASSLKDHERSHSGIKPFNCNQCDKNFISASALKRHLRVHTNEKPHLCSLCGKSFARVDCLKKHQEVHSGVKAHVCFECGKAFITLCQLKEHQRIHTGEKPYKCSLCDRRFTQSSHMKAHEKTHSGEKPYHCHPCGRSFTLSCQLLSHMKKCCPQLSQ, from the coding sequence ACCTGATGGGAGTGATGGAGAAAAGTGAAGAACTGAGTGAAGTTGAGGAGAAACATCATGAACTCTTCTCTGGAGAAACATCTTTGAGTTGCTTACAGACTGAACATTTCTTACAAAACAGCACTCAGCGAACAGAAGCCGTAAATTCTTTCATCTGCCCTCATTGTGGAAATACTTTTAAACGTAAACAGACCCTTAACAGGCACATGAGATCTCATTTTAAAGAGAATCCCTTCACATGCCAacagtgtggaaagggtttcaaacgtaaagaaaactttcagaggCACATGATAacccacactggagagaaaccgcaCATGTGCTATCAGTGTGGAAAGACTTTCACACGTATCGAAAACCTTAAGAGGCACCTGACGACCCACAACGGGGAGAAGGCGCatacgtgccatcagtgtggaaagacctTCACACGTTTTGAAAACCTAAAGAAACACTTGACGATCCACAATGGCGAGAGGCCACACACATGtcatcaatgtggaaagagttacaTACATAAAGAAAACCTTGATCATCACATGAGAATCCACTCTGGAGAGAGACCTTACATATGTTCtctgtgtggaaagagtttcatacaTGCAAGCAGTCTTAAAGATCACGAACGCTCGCACTCTGGAATTAAGCCGTTTAATTGCAATCAGTGCGATAAGAATTTTATTTCAGCATCAGCGCTAAAGAGACACCTGAGAGTtcacacaaatgagaagcctcacttgtgttctttgtgtggaaagagttttgcacggGTGGACTGTTTAAAAAAGCATCAGGAAGTACATTCTGGCGTGAAAGCTCATGTGTGCTTTGAGTGTGGGAAGGCTTTTATTACTCTCTGTCAATTGAAAGAGCAccagagaattcacactggagaaaaaccgTACAAGTGTTCACTCTGTGACAGGAGATTCACTCAGTCGTCTCACATGAAAGCACATGAGAAAACCCACTCTGGAGAGAAACCGTATCACTGCCATCCATGTGGCAGGAGTTTCACACTATCATGTCAACTACTGAGTCATATGAAAAAGTGTTGCCCACAGTTGTCACAGTGA
- the LOC127438373 gene encoding striatin-interacting protein 1 homolog, which translates to MDGVGLCANNKQKPNQMLPNKMRGEFTRNQRKDSEGFSEATDLEFEYSDADKWTAELSELYSYTEGPEFLLNRKCFVEDFHTHMPDKKWTELDSVQHRAHAMRLLDGLDVISRERRLKVARAILYMAQGSFGECGSELEVQHWMRYNIFLLLDVGAFTALVELLNMEIENSAACSSAVRKPAISLADSTDLRVLLNIMYLMVETVQREEPTDSPEWRTIRETFKSELGSPLYNHEPVSVMLFGMVTKFCSGHAPHFPMKKVLLLLWKTILLTLGGFEQLQSSKIGKRVALGLPPLPEDSIRVVRSMRAASPPASASDLIEQQQRRARREHKALIKQDNLDAFNEKDPYKADDTREDEEENDDNDNSLEAEPFPLERDEVMPPPIPHPPSERVCFPKGLPWAPKVREKDIESFLESSRSKFIGYTLGNDTDTVVGLPRPIHESIKTLKQHKYVSVAEVQIAKEEEFQRTPLSGGEEELELCATELLYQGILPNLPQYMIALLKILLAAAPTSKAKTDSINILADVLPEEMPTTVLQSMKLGVDVNRHKEIIVKAISAILLLLLKHFKLNHIYQFEYMAQHLVFANCIPLILKFFNQNIMSYITAKNSISVLDFPHCVVHELPELTAESLEAGDNNQFCWRNLFSCINLLRILNKLTKWKHSRTMMLVVFKSAPILKRALKVKQAMMQLYVLKLLKVQTKYLGRQWRKSNMKTMSAIYQKVRHRLNDDWAYGNDLDARPWDFQAEECALRANIERFNSRRYDKSQSNPEFLPVDNCLQSVLGQRIDLPEDFQMNYDLWLEREVFSKPISWEELLQ; encoded by the exons ATGGACGGTGTCGGTTTATGTGCTAATAACAAACAGAAACCAAATCAGATGCTGCCAAATAAAATGAGGGGAGAATTCACCCGCAACCAGCGCAAAGACTCGGAG GGTTTTTCTGAAGCTACTGATCTGGAGTTTGAATATTCAGATGCTGATAAATGGACTGCAGAACTGTCTG AGTTGTACAGTTACACCGAGGGCCCAGAGTTTCTGCTCAACAGGAAATGCTTTGTAGAAGATTTTCACACTCACA TGCCCGATAAGAAATGGACGGAGCTGGACTCAGTGCAGCACCGAGCTCATGCCATGCGTCTGCTGGACGGACTGGACGTGATCAGTCGAGAGCGACGATTAAAAGTTGCCAGAGCTATTCTGTACATGGCACAAG gTTCATTTGGTGAGTGTGGTTCAGAGTTGGAGGTGCAGCACTGGATGAGGTATAACATCTTCCTGCTGTTGGATGTGGGAGCGTTCACTGCACTCGTCGAGCTGCTCAATATGGAGATTGA GAACAGTGCTGCATGTAGCAGTGCGGTGAGGAAACCAGCCATCTCATTGGCTGACAGCACTGACCTCAG GGTGTTGCTAAACATCATGTATCTGATGGTGGAAACTGTCCAGCGTGAAGAACCTACGGACAGTCCAGAGTGGAGAACCATCAGAGAAACCTTCAAATCTGAACTTG GTTCTCCTCTCTATAACCACGAGCCTGTCTCCGTCATGCTGTTCGGGATGGTGACCAAGTTCTGCAGTGGCCACGCCCCTCATTTCCCCATGAAGAAAGTCCTGCTGCTGCTGTGGAAGACCATTTTG TTGACTCTAGGAGGGTTTGAGCAGCTGCAGAGCAGTAAGATCGGTAAGCGTGTGGCGTTGGGTTTGCCGCCACTGCCTGAGGACAGCATCCGTGTGGTGAGGAGCATGAGAGCCGCGTCACCGCCTGCATCCGCATCTGACCTCATCGAACAACAGCAGAGACGCGCCAGGAGAGAACACAAG GCTCTGATAAAACAAGACAATCTAGATGCATTTAATGAGAAAGATCCATATAAAGCTGATGACACTCGTGAGGACGAAGAGGAAAACGACGACAATGACAACTCTCTGGAGGCGGAGCCTTTCCCGCTGGAGCGTGATGAGGTCATGCCCCCGCCCATACCCCACCCCCCCTCTGAGAGAGTCTGTTTCCCCAAAGGACTGCCCTGGGCACCTAAAGTCAG GGAAAAGGATATTGAGAGCTTCCTGGAGTCTAGCCGGAGTAAATTCATCGGTTACACGCTGGGAAA TGACACGGATACAGTGGTTGGTTTGCCCAGACCTATACATGAAAGCATCAAAACTCTCAAACAG CACAAGTATGTGTCCGTCGCTGAGGTTCAGATCGCTAAAGAGGAGGAGTTTCAGAGGACGCCACTGTCTGGA GGTGAGGAGGAGTTGGAGTTGTGCGCTACAGAGCTCTTGTATCAGGGTATCCTGCCCAATTTACCACAGTACATG ATCGCTCTACTGAAGATCTTATTGGCTGCTGCTCCCACATCTAAAGCTAAAACCGACTCCATCAACATCCTGGCAGATGTGTTGCCTGAGGAAATGCC CACAACGGTTCTTCAGAGTATGAAGTTGGGTGTAGATGTGAACCGACATAAAGAAATCATCGTCAAAGCCATTTCAGCAATACTACTTTTGCtactaaaacactttaaactcaACCACATATATCAG TTTGAGTACATGGCGCAGCATCTGGTCTTCGCAAACTGCATTCCGCTGATCCTGAAGTTCTTCAACCAGAACATCATGTCGTACATCACAGCTAAAAACAG TATCTCGGTGCTTGATTTTCCACACTGCGTTGTCCATGAGCTTCCAGAGCTTACCGCAGAGAGTCTG GAAGCTGGCGATAATAATCAGTTCTGCTGGAGGAACTTGTTCTCGTGTATTAATCTGCTGCGAATCCTCAATAAACTCACCAAATGGAAACATTCCAGGACGATG ATGTTGGTGGTGTTCAAATCGGCTCCTATCCTGAAGAGGGCACTGAAGGTCAAGCAGGCCATGATGCAGCTCTACGTGCTCAAACTTCTCAAAGTTCAGACGAAGTATCTGGGGCGACAGTGGAGAAAGAGCAACATGAAAACCATGTCCGCTATTTACCAGAAAGTTCGTCATCGCCTCAACGACGACTGGGCTTACGGAAACG ACCTGGACGCACGCCCGTGGGACTTCCAGGCAGAGGAATGCGCGTTACGTGCCAACATTGAGCGTTTCAACAGCCGACGCTACGACAAGAGCCAAAGCAATCCAGAATTCCTCCCAGTGGACAACTGCCTGCAGAGCGTGCTGGGTCAGCGCATCGACCTGCCCGAAGACTTCCAAATGAACTATGACCTCTGGCTGGAGCGCGAGGTCTTCTCTAAACCCATTTCCTGGGAGGAGCTTCTACAGTGA